The stretch of DNA tgtgtgtgtgtgctagtatttgatttatatgcaatttgaggtcaaaaataacacttagttttgcatatgtaggtgtggtttacttagtaccttctaaatccccGTCGTAaacaccgtcgatcgctcgcaacgtcccgtcgccggcaccaccttgtggtgagcctcttgttcatgaagttttatataaaaaattgatgtttgtgtgatttggatatatagttactcgtataattatcttacccatacgttgtttgttatacatagtgacatggttttgatatccgtccccatcggccctcgtccgggttatgattcggatgtggtatattctcttttaaaactattcattgcatttcgtgtttatgacaaattatgcccatcaagttgacatagatatttgtatgtaggaggtagttgaatcggaaattccaaccgaccctattatcgagaggttaaatttagttgaaagagaaaacgaggatttgaaggaaaaattgaaaagaattgagggggagaagatggaattggagttgcatgttgccgatgtcgtcgatgatcacaagattaagatggagaaaatgcgcttgaagattagaaagattaaaaaatatgccattcatagtgaggcttggtatcattatgctgttggatcaattgttaccttagttgcgatcttgatcacatttgttgttgcatttaaattctttagctagagagttatttgtttgttgcatttaagtgttgtatgatctttatgtatgaactttatgtattgtattaatttgatgttttcggtgctgtgtattgaagataagccgacaatggatgtacgatgatcgatgctctcccgagttcattaatggtgtgcgtacttttctgcttgcggctgaggcaaacaagcaagcggatggttttatgccttgtccatgtgctgactgtaagaatggtcacaattactctacgtcaagaaccattcacgtccacctgtttgagtccggtttcatgccccactataatgtttggatcaagcatggagaaagaggggttatgatggaagacaatgaagaagaagaggacgacgacagctatcctggccatgggttccctgaatacgatgatacaacaatgaggaaagaagctgagccggtaatgcgggaagaagctgagccggcaatgcgggaagaagctgaagaagaggcatcggatgagcccgttgatgatctaggtcgggccactgccgatgcaaagagaaactgtgcaagtgatttggagaagaagttgcagcgcatgttagaggatcacaaaaaattgttgtacctgaattgcgtaggtgacaagaaaaagctgggcaccacactggaattgctgcaatggaaggcggagaatggtgtatctgacaagggatttggaaagttgctggtaatgataaagaatatacttccaaaggacaatgaattgcccgagagtacgtacgaagtaaagaaggctgtctgccctctagagttagaggtgcagaagatacacgcatgccctaatgattgcatcctctaccgcggtgagtacgaggatttgaacgcttgcccgatattgcggtgcattgcgctataagatcagccgcgatgaccctggtgatgtcgagggcgagcgccccaggaagaagattcctgccaaggtgatgtggtatgctcctataataccacggttgaaatgtttgttccaaaataaagagcatgccaaggtgatgcgatggcacagagaagattgtaagaaagacggaaagttgagagtacccgctgacaggtcgcagtggagaaaaatcgaaagaaagtacgggaaggagtttgtagatgacgcaaggaatgtatggtttggtctaagcgcagatggcattaatccttttggggagcagagcagcaaccatagcacttggcctgtgactctatgtttgtataaccttcctccttggttgtgcatggagcggaagttcattatgatgccagtgctcatccaaggccctaagcaacccggcaacgacattgatgtgtacctaaggccattagttgaagaactcttacaattgTGGAATGAaataggtgtacgtgcgtgggatgagcacatgaggGAAGAATtgaacctaaaggcgttgttgttcgtgaccatcaatgattggcctgctctcagtaacctttcaggacagacaaataagggataccgcacatgcacgcactgtttgaacgataccgacagtatatatttggctaattctaagaagaatgtgtacctgggacatcgtcgatttcttccgagcaggcttcccgtaagaaagaaaggcaagcatttcaaaggtgaggcagatcaccggacgaagcctcgccaccgtactggtgctgatgtacatgatatgatcaaggatttgaaggtggtctttggaaagggtcctggtggacaacctgttccgaatgacgctgacggacgcgcacccatatggaagaagaaatctatattttgggacctgccctattggaaagacctagaggttcactccgcaatcgacgtgatgcacgtgacgaaaaatctttgtgtgaccctgcttggcttcttgggcgtgtatgggaagacaaaagatacacctaaggcacaggaggaccagcaacgtatgcacggaaaagacggcatacatcaaggtcgtgcaagctatgctcttaccaaagaagagaagaaaatcttctttgaatgtctgctcagtattaaggtaccgtctggcttctcgtcgaatataaagggaataataaacatggcagagaaaaagttttagaacctaaagtctcatgactgccacgtgattatgacgcaactgcttccggttgcattgagggggcttctaccggaaaacgttcgattaaccattgtgaagctatgtgcatttcttaatgcaatctctcagaagataatcgatccagaaatcataccaaggttagagaatgatttggtgcaatgtcttgtcaatttcgagttggtgttcccaccatccttcttcaacatcacgacgcatgtcctagttcacctatgcgaagagattaacgttttgggtcctgtatttctacacaatatgttcctctttgagaggttcatgggagtcttaaagaaatatgttcataaccgtgctaggtcagaaggaagcatctccaagggccatgaaaatgaggaggtcattgagttttgtattgactttattcctggccttaagccgattggtgttcctgaatcgtggcataagggcagactggatggaaaaggcacgctaggaggggaacaaataatatgtatggacgaacattctctcattgaagcacactacacagttctacagaattccgccttggtggctccgtatatggatgaacacaagaatttgctacgctccaaacacccgaagcggtctgatgactggattacacgtgaacaaagcaggagtttcgccagctggttgcagacacgtatcatgcatgatgcctctattcaagatgacatgtacttgctgtcccagttaccatcttcgaatataatgactttcaaagggtacgagataaatagtaatacattttacacgatcgcccaagataagaagagaaccaaccaaaatagtggtgtccgctttgatgcagaaaccaagacaggaaaggaaagatattatggttatatacaggacatatgggaacttgactatcgacgtggtttgaaggtcactttgttttggtgcaaatgggtcaatatgacacgaggcagggtaacggaagacccacagtacggaatgacaacagtggatctcaacaatcttgcgtatgcagacgaaccattcgtcctagccaatgatgtggcataggttttctatgtgaaggacatgtctaccaagccgagaaaaagaaaagataaggaagcgaatgcattgtacgatgagccaaagcggcacatagttctttctgggaagagaaacatcgtgggagtgaatgacaagacagacatgtcagaagattatgaaaagtttgatgaaattgctccattcacagtgaatatttcccgttaaatgatgaagatttttcatggttacgacgcaaagggacacacgcgaagaacaagtttcacacccaaagatctgggatgtgatcggcttcactatcatcactttcttctgtgtttcacacccaggagggaatctctgtaatagttagggtagttatgtgttttggcatttgaaacgcgaagaaattttatgtgcaaacaaattctttcatgtctttactgatttttaaagttaagttattcacaaactagtgattcatactaatttcaaataattcaaaatttaaactattcaaatttgaaaactacgagcactaacagaaagtttgtaattttttgtacctaaagcaaaaatattcacaaagaaactctaaatacaaaaaaacaactcaaaaataaataaagcaaaaaaaataaaaaaagcccgcctattgGGCCAGAGCGGCCTGTATACGACTAGAAACCTAACCTGTTATTAGGCCAGGATgcaggttccttctctttgggtgtccaccgcccgcgccgcaggaaccgcgagtgtcctagattcttctgtagtattcgatctttattagctacctagtcagtgatgtattcgatatataatattcgagacgatgtattcgagattatatattattcgagacgatgtattcgagattatatctattattcgagacgatgtatttgagattatatctattatttgagacgatgtattcaagattatatctattattcgagacaatgtattcgagattatatctattattcgagacgacgtattcgagattatattcgatgatgcttattatgtactatgattgattcagtttttccttattaattgattgttatctctttaattatcatgcttgattgattattatctgatcaaattccattctcgtaaaggccttgAAGCAGGcaccggggaatgatctatgtgcatactacgtttgcgagaacattcgcatgatggcgtccgaaaggagcaaatctcaaagacaggagtgggtacgatatcgattgtcagaacactattcataatttttacaccattatcgatatctagtcacacaactgatacacatgcatattgatctccttcttaacagttcaaagaggtgcgaccgcatagaagcaattcaagaggaaatagcgggatttttgctcgaccaggtcatagatcccaaaagaaaatactattacccgctaccgccctcatAAACCACTTCCAATTATTATCGTGCTCCAAAGGCACCAATTAGctgggctaatgccactggctccgaaggcaccaattagaagAAATTGTATATTataatcggttctactagaaattctatttatatatatgcataacgtgtacaatatgtagtatcgtaaaataccagcaaacgaaaaataattaaatggaaaacacaaaattaaatggaaaataaatcaTAAACTCAAAACCCCCAactttttaataccggttggtgacaccaaccggtactaaagggctccctgcccccgaagctggctcgtgccacgtggttgccttttagcaccggttcatgctgaaccggtactaaagagggggggctttagtgcctacactttagcaccggttaccaaaccggcactaaaaacccttacgaaccggtgctattggtaAAAACAAAATTGATACTAAGAAAAATGCTATTTTCAAAAGCATTTTGAAGTGATGATTTTGTTTCTTACCTTGACTTTCGCGTATGTCATTTCGTGATGAAATGTGCCAAGCATACAAAACATTTGTTAAAGTTTCTATTTTACTGCTCATCCCGAGGTCATTTGATCTCGGGAGCAGAAGAGGACTTTCGAAGAGTTACACACTACAGTCAAAGATCCAGGCAAGTGAGGTGGACAACTTTGTTTAGCATTCGTTCATGTCCAGCGGGATTCGAAAGCAAGATGTGCCCTGAAAATTGACGCGAAAATAGTAGATACGCAAATGTGGCTAGTATTTTCCTCGGAAGCGAAATTAGGCCATGCCCTAATTTTTTCTGAAAGGAAACCACAAATATTAAGTAATTGGGGTCTTGGATTTGAAAACTCGCTAAAATCACAagcacaaaagaaaagaaaaagggcaaaAAAATTTAGGGGTAAGAAAGAGGGCAAATGCGTTTCTgtagaggaagagagagagagagaaagaaagggtCAAATGCGCGTGTGCTTTGTATGGGCTTGTGGGCCACGTTAATGTCTACAACGAGAGACATGGTGTGTTCGTGGGCTCTCTTCCAGTGGGCTTAATCAGTTTCCATCTCTCTCTCGCACTGGCAGCAGGTCCAGTGTCACCCACCTTTATTAGGTCACCCGCACTTCACTCCATGGCGTGGCGGCCGCCGCATAAGCTGTGAGGAGGGCGAGATGTTGCCgacgacggcggtggcggtggcgctgCCGCTGGACGACGACAACCTgctctccgagatcctcctccgcctcccgccgctCCCGTCCTCCCTCCCCCGCGCCTTCGCCGTCTGCAGGCGCTGGCGCAGCCTCGCCTCCGACCCAGCCTTCTCCCGCCGcttccgcctccaccaccgccgcaACCCTCCCCTCCTCGGCTTCATCCAGGCATGTGACGACCTCCCATCCTTCGAGCCTACTCTGGAGGCCCCAGACCGTGTTCCCCCCGGGCGCCTCTCCTTGCAGTCCGACCTCGACCACTTCCGTGTCCTCGGGTGCCGCCATGGCCTTGTGTTAATCCTCGACACGGCGAGGTTCCAGTTGCTGGTATGGGACCCCGTCACCGGCCACCAGCACCGCGTATCATCCATTCCCACGGGATTCGATGGGTTCAGATTTGTGACCTGCGGGGCGGTGCTCCGCGCTGCCCCCGGGGACGTCCACTTCCAGATCGTCTTGGTAACAGACGACCACGAGATGGAAGAATGGCGAGCGGTGGCCTGCGTTTACTCGTCGAAGACCGGGGCGTGGGGCAATCTCATCCTAACACCGATTCCATCCGGGACCTTGCTTTCTATTGATGTGTTGGGTGTGCGGTTGGGCATTCCCTTTACTGGATGCTTTATGGTACTTCGTCAAATATCCTCCAGTTTGATTTGAAGAGGGAGAGCCTGGCCCTGATACCGGTGCCAGTGAGTATGTTTGATTTTGAAGGCATCACACTCATGCGCGCAGAGGACGGTGAGCTGAGTTTACTCTCCTTGTCAGGCTTCACCGCCCAATTATGGAAGAGGAACACCATGTGTAACGGTGTTCCATCGTGGGGGATAGTAAAAACTATTGAATTGGACAAGCTACTTTCCCTGGATTCAGAGGAGTACGTAACCACACATGGCTTTCCTGAGGATAATAATTTGGTCGTCCTGCGGGTCGGTATCAGCACCATCTTCCCTGTCCAGATTGAGTCACTACAGTTCAGGAAAGTTACCGACAACAGCAAATGGTACTATTATCCATTTGAAAGTGTCTATGCTGCAGGTAATATCATGTCTTTGCACTGCCAGTATAACAAAACCAAGTTGCTCTTTGATAATGGGTTGATGGAATGCCTTTCACATCCTTTCATGTTAAGCTAACAATTTTAAGTAGTGCCGTGTCAATTATTCTTTTGCTTCTTGATATGATCTCTTCAGCACATAGCAGTTTTGTTCAATCCCAATGGTTGTGTGGTGGTGTTTATGTAATTCTTATGATTTAGAAACATATTAGTTTCTGATATCTAGTTTAGCTCATGCCACCACTTATGTTTCTGTGGCCAAGGTGGAAAATTCTTTATATTATAACTGAACTAAATTTCGTTGTTGTCTGCTTGTTGACATATGCAAGAACTGTATAATGGTAGTGCTAGAGCATGTAGATGCATTGCAGTTTTTCTCAACCAATGAGGTGATGTGCTGGCACCATTCTGTGTATTGTTGATAAATATGATGTCAAGTTGTTTTTAGTATTCTCATATTTTTATCAACATTACCCTTGGACAATGTGGTTGAATTCAGAGTTGGGAAAGTTTCTCATCGGTTTAGTGTGGCGGTTATGTTCTTTTCTACAAGTTGACATATATAACAGTTGGAGACAACTACTTGAAAAACTAGCTTGAAACAACTAAAATATCAAATAGATATATGTCCTATGTATGCACATCTAGAAGCTTAAAGCAAATTATTGTTCCATTCAGTATTGCTACCTCTGCTGATCTTGCTAATAATCTTAAATCCATAATAGCAAGTTGCTTTAAAATTTACAAGACTGTTTATTTTGTTAAATTTTAAGATAATCCTGGTCCTGCTGCAAGTGGTAAGTCCATTGTTTCCAAGAAAATATAATAAGTTGACTTCATTTTATATAGTCATGCAATATATTTGTTTAAATCTGAATAGCCATGATCGATTAGTCTCTGAGATCAGATGTGGCAAGAAACCTGAGGAAGTGGTAACCGTAGAAGTGGAAGACGTTAGAAGTGGAAGACGTGGCTCTACGAATTAACTGTCTTCCACTCTTTCTATCACTATTATTTGTTTATATTGTTATCTTTTTCGAATAATGCTGAGATGATTCCACTTTTTTAGTAGGAGAGTGGTTCTTCTACACCCACTCTCGGTGCACCCACGCAAGAAAACATTTcaaaacatttaaaaaaaatccgaAACTTCGTGGAAATGATCATCAACAAATGTTATGGGGGCTTGCAAAATTTGGTGGTCAAATAACATTCGAGGAGCTCtttacaaaaaagacaaaatcactgAAAATTAGTCAAAATGTACGTGCACTGTTTGAGCAGATTTtgcaattttgtcttttttgtagaGCGCTTCTCGAATGTTATTTGACCACCAAACTTTGCAAGCCCTCATAACATTTGTTGATGATCATTTCCACGAAGTTTCAGATTTTTTCTAAATGTTTTGATATGTTTTCTTGCGTGGGTGCACCGAAAATGGGTGCAGTCACTACTTTCCCTTTTAGTAGTACAATCTTCACAATGGTGAAGCTGATAATtactttctactccctccgttccaaattactcgtcggagaaatggatgtatctagaacttaaatacatctagatacatccatacctgcgacaagtaattcggaacggagggagtagatcacaAAGAACAGGTTATGCAACTTCATCTTTTTCATGGATGGACAGTACAAATCGGTTTGACTAATGACATCAATTGCTCTACAGGTATCTAGAATTGTGTTCCGGTTGCTGAGATGCAGGAATGGGCTTCTTTGCTGAAGGTTCTTTCATGTTGACAATTTCTCATGGAGATCGGCCATCTTTGTAGCTTGCACAAGTGGACCTGTATGAGTTAATATTTGACTTGGTCAACTTTCCCTTCCCCCTGTTACCTAATTTCTGGCCACAATTAGCCAACAGGCATGATGTGGATACATTGACCTGGTTTGATTAAGTAGTACTTGCTGTGTGGTTCATTTGCTATATGCTTTGGAAGCAAGCTTACCTGTGTGACGATCCTTGCTTACATTTTTGTCAGTGTTTATGTGCATCTTGTTGCTGCAATAAATAGTAAACATCATTgtgtgtggtagtccatttgaaatctttaaaaagacaaatatttagaaacagagggagtgtgatttttggttgAGCAGGTAAGCATATCTTCTGCATGCAAGTCGACGTATCTAAAATGTTCTTTCGAAATAAAAAAATGTTGCTATCCTTTTTACTAACAGCTCGGTTACCAAATAGATTGCTTTTGTTAGTGTGGACTCTTCTCCTCTAGCATCTTAGCTGGCATTGCCGCCGGCTAGCCAGGACGTGAGATTGATATTGCAGGAGATAAATAGAGACTGGGGTAGGGACAAAGGTAAGATCGAAAAAGGGGATTTTTCACTCATTTGTTTCTTGCCGGTTCCGTCGTTATAGCTTGCCATCGTTATTCGCTTACGTCATTATTGTTGACATCCTTATAGGCCAGACACACATGATGCTTACAATTGGGTCCCGCCTAACTTAACACATGCTTCGCCGTCATTATTCGCGTACCTAACTCGGTGGCGCCCTTGCTCTCTTGTCTTCTCCTCTGATCTGGCTGTGTCACCACCTTCAGTTGTTACATTTCctcggtagttctgcttcagtacaTTGACATCGTCCCAAGTTGCCAGTTCTTGAGGAATACCAGCCCAGTTGATAAACCCGTGCGGTATAGCGGAATTCCCTTCCAGTCGCCGATCAAGAATTGCTTCAGGTCTGGGTTCTCCACACCTAACTCAGTGATTTCGGGACATGGAACACGGGATGGACAGCACTGCCACGCGGCAGTTCCAAGAGATATACCACTGAACCAAACAGCTACGGTCCAGAGTATTTGAATGCCAGCTTCAGACAAGGCCTGTTCACCGCTGAACATTACCTTCTCACCCACTTGAATGTGTTAAGTTAGGCTGCAGACTTTGGCTCATGAATGTTCGATTACACTTGCCTGCCTGGTGCTATCTATCACTGCATAGCAAGCCTTTCGACCAGCAATAGCCGCAATGGGAGTTGCAGTTTTATCTATTCTGGTTTTATTTGTTGATAGTCAGCAAATGGTAAAGTAATCTCTGATGTGCTGTTTATGGTGTGCAAATACAAATATAAGTGTAAAGCCAGCAGAGCCCCCCACTCATATGCTGCAGCAACAGCACCCGATGCGAGGATGGTACTGGACGGCCAGTCGGAGCTCCTCACAGCCAGTGGCGGAGCTTGGGCTGATTTTATGAAGGGGCAAATGGGCTGGAGGGGCAAGAAATATGAGTTTAGGCTGATTTTAACTGGGCATATGGGCTGAATACTAGGGGATATATGCTAGTTTTCTCATGGGCTGGGGGGGCAATGGCCCAGGTTGCTCTCCACTAAGCTCCGCCACTGCTCACAGCTCTTCTGTCCCATCAGCGAAATCCTCATCTAGTCAGGCGCATACAGCTGTTAGGACAACTCCAACGCGGTTCATCAAAACACCCATAAATATCCGGACTGCACTGTCCGGATACTTTTGGCCGTACAACGCCGTGCATCAAATCCATCTGGGTgtgttaggagctagggttctgcCGGTTCTAGGGCGGAGACTGTAGGGGAAAGATGAAGGAAAACGAGGCcgagggcgcggcggccggcggctgggCGCTGTCTTTGCGTGGTGGAGAAGAGGCGggtagggttaggtctcccggctccctaagggaagccgagcaaatactgattgcttcttgcttcattagattgatacatctcctcttctTATATAAAGAGGTTTA from Triticum dicoccoides isolate Atlit2015 ecotype Zavitan chromosome 6A, WEW_v2.0, whole genome shotgun sequence encodes:
- the LOC119315568 gene encoding uncharacterized protein LOC119315568, whose product is MLPTTAVAVALPLDDDNLLSEILLRLPPLPSSLPRAFAVCRRWRSLASDPAFSRRFRLHHRRNPPLLGFIQACDDLPSFEPTLEAPDRVPPGRLSLQSDLDHFRVLGCRHGLVLILDTARFQLLVWDPVTGHQHRVSSIPTGFDGFRFVTCGAVLRAAPGDVHFQIVLVTDDHEMEEWRAVACVYSSKTGAWGNLILTPIPSGTLLSIDVLGVRLGIPFTGCFMVLRQISSSLI